A stretch of DNA from Pseudophryne corroboree isolate aPseCor3 unplaced genomic scaffold, aPseCor3.hap2 scaffold_969, whole genome shotgun sequence:
ATCGACAATCCTCTTCCAGCCAACAGCTCatggcaaccacactgcagatgatctatgataagctcccaggaccagctcatcaacacgctggtgatccaccatatccgccgtcgcaagccacaaggacgcatcgtacccttcctcaagtcccatcccagtacagtcagtcacagatgtaccagggatatacagggatgtaccccaccccccagatgcctccaccaccagccGCATATTCTTCAGCAGCATGGGCACCGAGGGCCAGTCGACatactccccagcctcccaggacatccacgccctatcagggggaagaagaggatccggacagacttccaccataaacccggtcgtattattttattttattttaaatatttttcatgtatccctgtcttcccctcccattagtttgttgtttttcttactattgttttttctttgttgggcttccccacccgtgaccgggtactaccaaggagctttgtgtaggcatacatgcgcgggcatgtatgcgggcgcgtgtggtaacggatgaaagctccttgcggctacatgtatgatgggccaaagagctattctgatacccccttttttttcaaaaaatcctttttgtaataatgtactgtagattttcattgtgtgaatttactattcactagtctgtgtttttgactTATTCATAGGATTTGTGATgaaaaatgaagtggacggcataagatTGTGTtgagcgtaccaaggtgagtagaaccaaATTTAATTCAAGAAActgtgaaccgcatgcctttgtagaacaacaccggccAGCAAtagctcatgctgggctgtgttgttccacaaatgttagcatgtcaaagtgctgaccactgacgacactctttcactttgaaccgcatgcctttgtagaacaacaccgcccagcaatagctcatgctgggctgtgttgttccacaaatgttagcatgtcaaagtgctgaccactgacgacactctttcactttgaaccgcatgcctttgtagaacaacaccgcccagcaatagctcatgctgggctgtgttgttccacaaatgttagcatgtcaaagtgctgaccactgacgacactctttcactttgaaccgcatgcctttgtagaacaacaccgcccagcaatggctcatgctgggctgtgttgttccacaaattttcATTGGAAAAAAATGAACAAGTGTGtttttactttaatatacttttttttcttttccccacagatatctatatacacaagaaaagaatgtaaagaagaacaaactacttttttgttttaattaactttcaaactttattaaaacatttttttatcttcaataaacttttaaaaatagaagtttcctgtggtttttattaaaatttgtaatgcagttgaattgtatgtaagattgcccagggaacatcaggggatCTGTCTCTTCACGTCCACGccacttaggaaggatacaccggaagatctgtggaagagaacagtatgagctaccagatgtgggtaatagtgtcaccctggggctgaaaaaggaggtacatacaacagtccacacaacacaagcgggttgcagcggcccaaatgcaactctcctgcacttgcatcactacacatccaaacattccctgatccagcattgctgtttcagggaatgtttggatgtgtagtgacgcaagtgccgtagGGCTGCACTTTGGGcatgccagggtgattttggacaagtgagttttgttggtcaattgcatctcacctgaggtggttgtctgctacatggcggagggtcaggtccacatcaccagtaggtcgcccatggaacatcgggtgaaatgtcgtgtctcctcacatccacgccacttgggaagatacaccgcagtaCCTGTGGAAGAGAACCGTTTAAGCTTCCaggtatgggtgatagtgtcaccctggggctgaaaaAGGAGGTAcaaacaacagtccacacaacacaagcggcttgcagcggcccaaatgcaactctcctgcacttgcatcactacacatccaaacattccctgatccagcattgctgtttcagggaatgtttggatgtgtagtgacgcaagtgccgtagGGCTGCACTTTGGGcatgccagggtgattttggacaagtgagttttgttggtcaattgcatctcacctgaggtggttgtctgctacatggcggagggtcaggtccacatcaccagtaggtagcccatggaacatcgggtgaaatgtcgtgtctcctcacatccacgccacttgggaagatacaccgcagtaCCTGTGGAAGAGAACCGTTTAAGCTTCCaggtatgggtgatagtgtcaccctggggctgaaaaAGGAGGTAcaaacaacagtccacacaacacaagcggcttgcagcggcccaaatgcaactctcctgcacttgcatcactacacatccaaacattccctgatccagcattgctgtttcagggaatgtttggatgtgtagtgacgcaagtgtcgtagggctgcactttggacatgccagggtgatttaggacaagtgagttttgttggtcaattgcatctcacctgaggtggttgtctgctacatggcggagggtcaggtccacatcaccagtaggtcgcccatggtagagttggataaaagggtcaAATATTTGCGGTAACCAAACAGGATAAAACAGGGGGGAACAAACTGTATAAACACGGTCCAAGGGAAAcacatcaacaggatgtaaaactctgtaatagataaatgaagaggttttttttaaaaaaaatccaatgtcagtttacacgataatacaaatgttgtcagtatactcacaggcaactgaAAAAAATTTTTGTATCACTGTccgccgggaatcctctccttcgtccatacccaccggtagagcagatgaACGCTCCCCGCGTAGGAAAGCActacgacgaagagtcaccggcaaacggtttgcgacacatatgttgtgtaaaatacaacatgcatttaccatgccgcaaaccttcgacggtgagtacaaaagagcaccgccggaagtgtctaaacatcgaaaccggcttttaagtacaccgaaggcacgctcaattactcccctcgatgcaatgtgtttctcttggtaacgtttttctgctctaccaacaggattagacaatggggtcaacagccacggtttgtttggataacccgcatcgcctatagaaaaatataaaaaaaatgttaggtacttgtaaaaaatataaaaaaaaaaaaaaataataataaaaaaatgaaaatacatacctaacagccagccaccaggcatgtttcctgtttcgaacttgtcaaacagcgatgactggcttaggatgaaggagtcgtgagatgatccaggaaatcccacaaaaatattcaaaaatctcatatttacatcacagaccgcctgcacgttcagggaatggaactgttttcggttccgaaaacattcctctgaattacgtggcggtctgatctgcacgtgggtacagtcaatcgcgcccagcacattgggaaatttgtatttgttgtaaaagcctaatttgatctcttgacattcgctgtccgtctctggaaatttgatgtactggatcgtcaatttgcggaaagccctaatgacttgggttatacagcgcgacagtgtcgactgagaaaaaccgcatgtttgagacagtgtaggctggaatgtgcctgacgccaaaaaatgtaacgtccccagcagtttctgaaaaccgctgattgcacgatttgaccgtgcccgaggttccaagtcggcctccaacagagcgtacagcgaatatatgtcgcgagtcgataagcgataattttgtatcacctcgaactcgctgagatcctccagttcacgcctagtgcgatactggcgtggacgtggaaatgaaacccgcaatactggctcacccaatgcagacatttgctgaccttgatcctgatgttcatctgccctttcttcctccatcaagcttgcagccagcatgaacaacacaatctggtcagaaaaaggctccatcattgtagtcagtacaaaaataggaatgtgttttaaaacgcagggattttcctaaaaaaacgattccacaagagagctgactgtaaaatggctccttctccctgtagtctcaaacccaggagtgaggagataggaggggctttgcagaagtgtatcctgggtaaaactgtggaatcatgggtaaatttccctcaggagattgaagaaaaaaatattcctttaaaaaatcaattaaataatacttgtgagtcaaaaaaaaccaaaccaagtagataatcctttcaaatataaatagatatgctactagcaatcctcaaatatcCCAAAAAATGATGTTTTAAAATTTTTTTGGGAGAATCCGCCAGTCAACTGAGGCGGACTCAAATAGGCGAATTTGCGGGCGAAAagtactgcaggcgaatttccaaacttgtatTGAATATGcttgaggcgaattgcagcatctgtaccattgcagaaaaggcgaatgcgggaaaaaggcgaattgagaaaaggcgaattttgacgggccgtttttttgcgaaaaatgactgcactgcataggcaaattgatttttggaggcgaaaacggcccggaattcgccttttttgccaattcgcccgctattgcatatacccctaagactccaaaacctttttggattctgaatcagctttccatgtacgtagccaaactgctctgtgagcggctactgctgaagctgatgcctgagaggcaatagtacccatattcaaggctgcttcttccaaaaacattgcagcctgattgacatgtgctacatgagagttttgctctctagatgcaattgaaagatccccttccaatgtatcagtccaggcagccactgcttttgccagccaggctgaagccataactggtcttacgattgccccagacagggaaaaaaatgttttgttttaaatccatcaactctcctatccatgacatttaatgatgttgaaggcagaggtaatgtcgaTATtcccactaatcgaatgacatgcgtatctactttgggaccaTCTCCCTGTTTAAACTGTcctcagccagaagaggataattggaattccatttccttggaattctaaatttcttaatggGAGTAGcctaagcctcttccataatttccttcagctgttctgacccaggaaactcagtcctgactgttttgggacatttaaacacaggtgacttgtattttaacacaggctctgctgattattctaaggatataatggctttcatcgcattaattaactcagatatgtccactgagctgagacctccttcctcatcttcatatgcagaaccagagtgtaatgagtcttcattctccaatgaatcctcatctgaagcatgtgtagactgtgaagatgttgtttcatatctATGCGATTTACTCACCACTGTCCTTTCggtctgtttttgttgagaggctgctgcttcctgGGGTTTATATGATAAACCCCAgggggaatgctgcatgtaagagttaatagtgtaacctatccctggtaaagaagttggaattatccagtcagctatactggataatgtctgtacaaaggtagcccataggggttcaacttgcacctgtgtcctccttggatttttcaaAAGACTTTGGTGAGAGCTAAAACaatttttctgaaccagatcctgagaggttaacccaactttgacaaacatgatgagtattggtgctgctgtgagtgtattttcctcacccttgctgctcttagacatgataaataatcacacacttgcacagtgtactacacaatttgagacggtaatcactttaaattttgttaaagtgacataaaatccgaacctaccctgctttgtaccagcattgaagatcggaatagacagaaaaaactgacagaattatagtaaattcagcagtcacaggttatacattagtacagtaagcaatatgagcacataatcaactacagatgcatttcaagtatgtaggagaaccctATTACTGAGATAAAGCATCGAGtgactggaaccggaagtgacattgggTGCGCACACACGAGGGCGCACACAAGGACGGAGCAGCAAGGTGTTAGAGCCGCAAGCCgggggagccagaagccggcaacaagggggaagccagcagccaggaggaagcagtggccggagggagccagcagccggtggggaagggagcctgcagccggggagaacaacttctgtgcagatcagtggagcagataagtattaactttccctattaacttttcccactgtgttgtataacagattgtcttcctttgtccattactgcattttattgttgagtgCCCATCTTTGTACTAAATTtatccttatcctatccatttatttatatttttatttattgtcccttattcctttattttagttattgttcctaatatattccttatatattgattgtcctcctctttttgattttctgaaggtaacagggagttagcactaattaaaaaatgggtgtggccaagatTAGTAATCTCACtcaatgcatgtcgtgcatgaCGTATGAGCACCTGACACATCagtccgagtgcgggtacatctgtgcaagatgtgagcgtacggccgccttggaagcccaggtaactgatctagacctTTCCACAActaaggagcattcacaatcttgagcaaagtttaGGTAGAACCGTGGGggagttgcaggggggatcactggtagatgaggaagatcaggtagacagctgggtcacagttagaaggaagaagaagagggggagggtaagacaggacatctccaatctgccaaaccccaataaattcgcctGATTGGACAGAGATTCTGAGGATAGCAGTGAGGATATGACGGAACCGGAGGagaccgttccctctagcaaccagaggagcattCCCACCGATGCAGatggtgaggtacctagtcagattgtggttataggggattctattatcaggaagacagggcaatctactaccgggaccgtgatcgccgtacagtctgttgtcttccaggtgctcaggtacggcacatcgcggagagggtgtcaggaatcgactcaccgctgttatgtcggtccgccggagcggactccgtctggggtcactgcacgttgctgtcacctgtcgccctgctcgtggatgcaccctcaggcctggaagcgcccctggagtcaacgggcgtgtgagcgcgccgcgttcctgccgggccgcggcatgggcgccgccatgacagtattccccagtgtaagtgcggcggccaatccggagcttggccgcacccccttgtctcactccagccaatgcctgccggtcagggggtatatcaggagctgctgggtgagtcagaggtggtcctgaactttgtgtcactcctacgactcgtgtgtttggacctgttatcctgttcctccgtgttcctggatattctcctgatcctccgtgttcctggacattctcctgttcctccgtgttccgggatattctcctgtacctgttaccccatggaactacaagcaccagcatcacagcaataccttctggcttcacaccttccacacctgcagtgtgctccagccatcagcagtggagactccctatccaggtgcattctaacactctcacctgtgattcagcctgcaagctgattgtgctttccaacagcacagtgaacattaccatccagtctcctgcatttctaccaggtttgctaccatcattccacctctgctggctaacgttttaattactctggttccattcctgcattacaaactctgccatagactttcagtttcaaaccatactattccattgccattaccattgccgttaccattgtcatttccatggtattcgtttgtttactttctgctgcattattatctggacttttctgttattaataaatctacattgtgctcatgcgcagaaacccagtactgcctcctcacttcattccacctacctccactgacccactagcgccccctccggggacacaaacaaaaccgtctctgacagagggtagattgttgggaggggttggtaaagacctggcggtcttggtgcaagttggcaccaatgacaaagttagtggtaggtgggatgtccttaagaaagaccatGGGGACTTAGGCAAgacacttaaggcaaggacatctagggtaatattctcctaaatattaccagtgccatgcgctagtccagggaggcagagggagattagggagataattgtgtggcttagagactggtgtaggaaggaagggtttgtgttcctggaacactaggCGGACTTGTCAGACAGGCGTCatctttgtcgcgatggattgcaactgaatgaggaggggtctgcggtgctggatggttagaaggttggaggagcttttaaactaggagcctggggggagggtttagttagaagcgGTGGGTTAATCAGggagagcagtaaggatgggggtagtgaacaatttgggggtggagaagaggggagcgtaagatcagatggcaagggtatttgcattggTATTGACatcggaaatactgacacaggtattgccaagatattcccaatttattacctaataatgaatatggctcagcaatacggtatatagaaaataatgtgcatatcataagggaggatactaacatcaggggggggggggttgaaagtcttaataggtcagatagagatagtagtgaggaaggctgtattaagcacgatgggggtggaaagggaggaagtagaataacagtcagtaagggtaagtctagaaaggctcttgtaaatatagataagataccactaaaacaaacgggtaatggagaggctaagctaagatgtattcTTGTGaaggcaagaagcctatcgggtaaaatgggggaattggaatggcttgtatcaaagtctcagtataaTATTATagatattacggaaacatggtgggatgactctcacgactgggttgtgaatttggagggatatattctcttttcaggagggacagggctaccaaaaggggaggaggggtatgtctctttgttacaccatctctaaaaccaaacttaatagagggtattttcagggaggctggagataacgtggagtcgctatggggtgagatcacaagtgggggcatagaggcaaagaaactagtcattggcacgtgctacaagtaaccagatattagtgtacatgacgaggaacaactcttacaccaaattgaaaaagctgcgggaatggg
This window harbors:
- the LOC135048423 gene encoding putative nuclease HARBI1, with the translated sequence MMEPFSDQIVLFMLAASLMEEERADEHQDQGQQMSALGEPVLRVSFPRPRQYRTRRELEDLSEFEVIQNYRLSTRDIYSLYALLEADLEPRARSNRAISGFQKLLGTLHFLASGTFQPTLSQTCGFSQSTLSRCITQVIRAFRKLTIQYIKFPETDSECQEIKLGFYNKYKFPNVLGAIDCTHVQIRPPRNSEECFRNRKQFHSLNVQAVCDVNMRFLNIFVGFPGSSHDSFILSQSSLFDKFETGNMPGGWLLGDAGYPNKPWLLTPLSNPVGRAEKRYQEKHIASRGVIERAFGVLKSRFRCLDTSGGALLYSPSKVCGMVNACCILHNICVANRLPVTLRRSAFLRGERSSALPVGMDEGEDSRRTVIQKFFSVACEYTDNICIIV